Proteins found in one Zonotrichia leucophrys gambelii isolate GWCS_2022_RI chromosome 28, RI_Zleu_2.0, whole genome shotgun sequence genomic segment:
- the LOC135458713 gene encoding uncharacterized protein LOC135458713, whose translation MGMGSTVRCGGDGHVPTAGKDGASGTPPCRAVPRGAERHRHHPVPPPGATVTLPPITSRAAPAPDLKMRERLLVLLCALARRRRRRAGAMAGNGTGTGSGGGSGGGGGGWDGPQRRAWLRHYYSQRQKRLMTLLIAHRRRTSCCFYPRAWPSLRSTDWWEQVVLKEFGPQDWLEKFRMSKETFFYICNQLRPGLAPHSAHFHPALPLEKRVAVALWHLATNVEYQTLSPLFGVGPSTVQSCVREVSYAVVLLLKPLYLRLPDEKELENMARIFCTRWGFPHCIGALDSLHIPIHPPLRLTADYCNGQGWHSILTQATVDGLGQFWDVSTAFPGSMENSAVLESSSLWVLAKEGRLCPNPPKHFMGKAQKYVLLGDATYPLQDWILKPYQEDENLTQRQLQFNYRLKRAHSVIENAFLRLKARWQILLKCDDCSLELLPTLVLACCILHNVCEAHDNPFNEEWLEGAEPTELPKPCQPAPAAMEDNRAEQVRELMCQYFESCGEG comes from the exons ATGGGGATGGGCAGCACGGTGCGGTGCGGTGGGGATGGACATGTCCCTACCGCAGGCAAGGATGGGGCTAGCGGTACGCCGCCGTGCAGAGCCGTGCcgcgcggagcggagcggcaCCGGCACCACCCCGTCCCGCCCCCCGGTGCCACCGTGACCCTGCCGCCGATCACTTCCAGGGCGGCCCCGGCTCCCGATTTGAAAATGCGGGAGCGGCTGCTGGTGCTCCTGTGCGCGctggcgcggcggcggcggcggcgcgccGGGGCCATGGCCGGGaacggcaccggcaccgggagcggcggcggcagcggcggcggcggcgggggctgGGACGGGCCGCAGCGGCGAGCCTGGCTCCGGCACTACTACAGCCAGCGGCAGAAGCGGCTCATGACG ctcctcatcGCTCACCGGAGGAgaaccagctgctgcttctACCCCCGCGCCTGGCCCAGCCTCAGGAGCACGGACTGGTGGGAGCAGGTGGTCCTGAAGGAGTTTGGGCCCCAGGACTGGCTGGAGAAGTTTCGGATGTCTAAGGAGACTTTTTTCTACATCTGCAACCAGCTGCGGCCTGGGCTGGCTCCGCACAGCGCGCACTTCCACCCCGCCCTGCCGCTGGAGAAGAGGGTGGCCGTGGCCCTGTGGCACTTGGCCACCAACGTGGAGTACCAGACCCTGAGCCCGCTCTTCGGCGTGGGGCCCTCCACGGTGCAGAGCTGTGTCCGGGAGGTGAGCTACGCCGTGGTCTTGCTGCTGAAGCCGCTTTACCTGCGGCTGCCCGAcgagaaggagctggagaacaTGGCGCGCATCTTCTGCACGCGCTGGGGCTTCCCGCACTGCATCGGGGCGCTGGACAGCCTGCACATCCCCATCCACCCGCCCCTGCGCCTCACCGCCGACTACTGCAAcggccagggctggcactccATCCTCACTCAGGCCACCGTGGACGGGCTGGGCCAGTTCTGGGACGTCTCCACCGCCTTCCCGGGCAGCATGGAGAACAGCGCGGTCCTGGAGAGCTCCAGCCTGTGGGTGCTGGCCAAGGAGGGCCGGCTGTGCCCCAACCCTCCTAAGCATTTCATGGGGAAGGCACAGAAGTACGTGCTGCTGGGCGATGCCACGTACCCCCTGCAGGACTGGATCCTCAAGCCCTACCAGGAGGACGAGAACCTGACCCAGCGCCAGCTGCAGTTCAACTACCGCCTGAAGCGGGCCCACAGCGTGATCGAGAATGCCTTCCTGCGCCTCAAGGCGCGCTGGCAGATCCTCCTCAAGTGCGACgactgcagcctggagctgctgcccaccctggtCCTCGCCTGCTGCATCCTGCACAACGTCTGCGAGGCCCACGACAACCCCTTCAACGAGGAGTGGCTGGAGGGCGCCGAGCCCACCGAGCTGCCCAAGCCCTGCCAGCCCGCGCCGGCCGCCATGGAGGACAACCGGGCCGAGCAAGTGCGTGAGCTGATGTGCCAGTACTTCGAGAGCTGCGGGGAGGGCTGa
- the DOHH gene encoding deoxyhypusine hydroxylase codes for MVTEQEVEAIGRTLVDAAQPLPARFRALFTLRNLGGRAAVEWISRAFGDSSALLKHELAYCLGQMQDEAAIPVLIRVLEDTAQEPMVRHEAGEALGAIGNPKVLDVLKRYSQDPVVEVAETCQLAVRRLEWLQNNQEQAGSSPYRSVDPAPPSEETDVAKLREILLDESQELFERYRAMFALRNVGGQAAVLALAEGLRCGSALFRHEIGYVLGQLQDEACVPQLTAALCSRAESAMVRHECAEALGSIARPGCLRALRAFAADEERVVRESCQVALDMYEYENGTQFQYADGLCKLQASS; via the exons ATGGTGACGGAGCAGGAGGTGGAGGCCATCGGCCGCACGCTGGTGGACGCGGCGCAGCCGCTGCCCGCCCGCTTCCGGGCCCTCTTCACCCTGCGCAACCTGGGCGGCCGCGCGGCCGTGGAGTGGATCAGCCGCGCCTTTGGGGACAGCTCGGCGCTGCTGAAGCATGAACTGGCCTATTGCCTGGGCCAGATGCAGGACGAGGCCGCCATCCCGGTGCTCATCCGCGTGCTGGAGGACACGGCCCAGGAGCCCATGGTCAGGCACGAGGCAG GTGAAGCCCTGGGTGCTATTGGGAACCCCAAGGTGCTGGATGTCCTGAAACGCTATTCCCAGGATCCCGTGGTCGAG gtggcAGAGACGTGTCAGCTGGCCGTAAGGAGGCTGGAGTGGCTGCAGAACAaccaggagcaggcaggcagcagcccgTACCGCTCTGTGGATCCTGCTCCCCCCTCAGAGGAGACAGATGTTGCCAAGCTCCGGGAGATCCTCCTGGATGAGTCCCAGGAGCTGTTTGAGCGCTACCGGGCCATGTTTGCGCTGCGGAACGTGGGgggccaggctgctgtgctggccctggcagaAG GGCTGCGCTGCGGCAGCGCGCTGTTCCGCCACGAGATCGGCTacgtgctggggcagctgcaggacgAGGCGTGCGTGCCCCAGCTGACGGCAGCGCTGTGCAGCCGCGCCGAGAGCGCCATGGTGCGGCACGAGTGCGCCGAGGCGCTGGGCTCCATCGCCCGGCCCGGCTGCCTGCGCGCCCTGCGCGCCTTCGCGGCCGACGAGGAGCGCGTGGTGCGCGAGAGCTGCCAGGTGGCCCTGGACATGTACGAGTACGAGAATGGCACCCAGTTCCAGTACGCCGACGGGCTCTGCAAGCTGCAGGCCTCCTCCTGA
- the SMIM24 gene encoding LOW QUALITY PROTEIN: small integral membrane protein 24 (The sequence of the model RefSeq protein was modified relative to this genomic sequence to represent the inferred CDS: inserted 2 bases in 2 codons) → MTGVTLPWCLQPLCPLGANKGACCPGCXSAGTIAAGDKSSAPGAGSRRSPASXPKMPKLLQPLSLLLVLASTAQGQTGTGPKVLQPWLIGLTAVVVFLFVVFVVLLINRLWSIRKKRKENDHPESLETDRLERSGHVNPAAEDWEELKDDREQSKPAATAL, encoded by the exons ATGACAGGAGTCACGTTGCCATGGTGCTTGCAGCCACTTTGTCCTCTTGGGGCCAATAAAGGCGCCTGTTGCCCTGGGT AGAGTGCAGGCACGATAGCAGCAGGTGACAaaagctcagctccaggagcaggctCCAGACGTTCCCCAGCCT GCCCAAAAATGCCGAAGCTCTTGCAGCCCCTGTCGCTCCTGCTCGTCCTCGCTTCCActgcccagggacagacag GCACGGGCCCCAAGGTGCTGCAGCCGTGGCTCATTGGCCTGACGGCCGTCGTCGTCTTCCTCTTCGTTGTCTTCGTCGTGCTGCTCATTAACCGGCTCTGGAGTATCAGGAAGAAGAG GAAGGAGAACGACCACCCGGAGAGCCTGGAGACTGACAG gCTGGAGCGCTCCGGCCACGTCAACCCGGCTGCTGAGGACTGGGAAGAGCTGAAGGAcgacagggagcagagcaagcCCGCGGCCACGGCCCTCTGA
- the SMIM44 gene encoding small integral membrane protein 44, whose product MALPGGVPLPGTGGAPGPRHLLQSPPEEDGVLYVDYRPPALDSIHLPRYVLYLMMAATLVLVVAYAIVGHLIKDLVHDFADWAFGPKPEEKAEMAEGPVLEAEWLEEDEVLVEQKVEDEGSGILPSTDTPIPLQLLAPRSSVSFADPPKKRFF is encoded by the exons ATGGCCCTGCCAGGGGGTGTCCCCCTCCCTGGCAccgggggggcaccggggcctCGGCACTTGCTGCAGTCGCCCCCCGAGGAGGACGGGGTGCTGTATGTGGACTACAGGCCCCCTGCCCTGGACAGCATCCACCTGCCCCGCTATGTGCTCTACCTGATGATGGCAGCCAcgctggtgctggtggtggcATATGCCATCGTGGGGCACCTCATCAAGGACCTGGTGCACGACTTTGCCG ACTGGGCATTTGGGCCCAAGCcggaggagaaggcagagatggCCGAAGGCCCCGTGCTGgaggcagagtggctggaggaggatgaggtgCTGGTGGAGCAGAAGGTGGAGGATGAAGGCAGCGGAATCCTGCCCAGCACGGACACCCCAATCCCGCTGCAGCTGCTCGCTCCCCGCAGCTCCGTCTCCTTTGCTGACCCCCCCAAGAAGAGATTCTTCTAG